The following are from one region of the Stigmatella ashevillena genome:
- a CDS encoding branched-chain amino acid ABC transporter permease yields the protein MTTVFGVPVQALLGQLLVGLINGSFYAMLSLGLAIIFGLLNVVNFAHGAFYTLGAFTAWFLLQFAGVNYWGALVLAPLAVGLAGALVERTLIKRLNSLDPIYGLLLTFGLALFIQGLLQNKYGSSGQPYEMPESLTGGYALGFMFLPRYRAWVVVFSLLVCGATWFVTERTRLGSYLRAATENPALVQAFGVNVPRLVTATYGLGVGLAALAGVLAAPVYRVSPQMGSDLIIVVFAVVVIGGMGSIMGSIVTGFALGIIEGLTKVFYPEASNTVIFVVMAIVLLIKPSGLFGRTA from the coding sequence ATGACTACCGTTTTCGGCGTCCCCGTACAGGCCTTGCTCGGTCAGCTCCTGGTCGGGCTGATCAACGGCTCGTTCTACGCGATGCTCAGCCTCGGGCTGGCGATCATCTTCGGTCTTCTCAACGTGGTGAACTTCGCCCACGGCGCGTTCTACACGTTGGGTGCGTTCACGGCTTGGTTCCTGCTGCAGTTCGCGGGGGTGAACTACTGGGGCGCGCTGGTGCTCGCGCCGCTGGCCGTGGGGCTGGCTGGGGCGCTGGTGGAGCGCACCCTCATCAAACGCTTGAACTCGCTCGATCCCATCTACGGGCTCCTGCTCACCTTCGGGCTGGCGCTGTTCATTCAGGGGCTGCTCCAGAACAAGTATGGCAGCTCGGGCCAGCCCTACGAGATGCCGGAGTCGCTCACGGGTGGCTACGCGCTCGGCTTCATGTTCCTACCCAGGTACCGTGCCTGGGTGGTGGTCTTCTCGCTGCTGGTGTGCGGCGCGACCTGGTTTGTCACTGAGCGCACCCGCCTCGGCTCTTACCTGCGTGCGGCCACCGAGAACCCCGCGCTGGTGCAGGCCTTTGGTGTCAACGTGCCGCGCTTGGTGACGGCCACCTACGGGCTCGGGGTGGGACTCGCCGCGCTCGCGGGCGTGCTTGCCGCGCCCGTCTACCGCGTCAGCCCGCAGATGGGCTCGGACCTCATCATCGTGGTCTTCGCGGTGGTCGTGATCGGCGGCATGGGCTCCATCATGGGTTCCATCGTCACTGGTTTCGCACTTGGCATCATCGAAGGCCTGACCAAGGTCTTCTATCCGGAGGCCTCCAACACGGTGATCTTCGTCGTGATGGCGATCGTCCTGTTGATCAAGCCCTCGGGTCTCTTCGGAAGGACGGCGTGA
- a CDS encoding branched-chain amino acid ABC transporter permease — MAQETPTPRALAPRAAQHPRWIPIAVMVGLLVLAPFSGIYPVFLMKALCFALFACAFNLLLGYVGLLSFGHALFFGSAGYATAHAAKVWGWPPEVAILFGTAVAAVYGLVVGALAIRRQGIYFAMVTLALAQMAYFFYLQTPFTGGEDGIQAVPRGHLLGVLDLDAMLSLYFFVLAIFLGGFLLIHRMVHSPFGQVLKAVRENEPRAVSLGYKPDHYKLIAFVLSAALAGAAGGTKALVFQLASLTDVHWHTSGAVILMILLGGLGTILGPVVGAFIVVALENYLAQLGSWVMVVEGAIFVICVLTFRRGVIGELSRLLKRPL; from the coding sequence ATGGCCCAGGAAACCCCGACCCCGCGGGCGCTCGCCCCGCGGGCCGCGCAGCACCCGCGATGGATTCCCATCGCAGTGATGGTGGGCCTGCTGGTGCTCGCCCCCTTCTCCGGGATCTACCCGGTGTTTCTGATGAAGGCGCTGTGCTTCGCGCTCTTCGCCTGCGCCTTCAACCTGCTGCTCGGTTACGTGGGGCTGCTGTCCTTCGGGCATGCGCTCTTCTTCGGCTCGGCGGGCTACGCGACGGCGCACGCGGCCAAGGTATGGGGCTGGCCGCCCGAGGTGGCCATCCTCTTCGGGACCGCGGTGGCGGCAGTTTACGGGCTCGTGGTGGGCGCGCTCGCCATCCGGCGCCAGGGCATCTACTTCGCCATGGTCACACTGGCGCTCGCCCAGATGGCCTACTTCTTCTACCTGCAGACCCCGTTCACCGGGGGCGAGGACGGCATCCAGGCGGTGCCGCGAGGGCACCTGCTTGGGGTGCTGGACCTCGACGCGATGCTGTCGCTCTACTTCTTCGTGCTCGCCATCTTCCTGGGAGGCTTCCTGCTCATCCACCGCATGGTGCACTCACCCTTCGGACAGGTGCTCAAGGCGGTGCGCGAGAACGAGCCGCGCGCGGTGTCGCTCGGCTACAAGCCGGACCACTACAAGCTCATCGCCTTCGTGCTCTCGGCGGCGCTCGCCGGGGCGGCCGGTGGCACCAAGGCCCTGGTGTTCCAGCTCGCCTCGCTCACGGACGTGCACTGGCACACCTCGGGCGCGGTCATCCTGATGATCCTGCTGGGCGGATTGGGGACCATTCTCGGCCCGGTGGTGGGCGCGTTCATCGTGGTGGCGCTGGAGAACTACCTGGCGCAGCTCGGCTCCTGGGTCATGGTGGTCGAGGGCGCCATCTTCGTCATCTGCGTGCTCACCTTCCGCCGCGGCGTCATCGGCGAGCTGAGCCGTCTGCTCAAGCGGCCGCTGTAA
- a CDS encoding M50 family metallopeptidase, translated as MGRLIFGLFAPPLLLLEIAVLRGHPLTAWVLVNTAVFPLILAVSIALHEAGHAIAARLLGLEVPRIELGQGRRLRQWRWGRTTLALNSLPSAGITYLAGTGVRGVRGRLWLTIAAGPLITAALWGAALHGNPSPSVGEGLFPTWAFTRELAVWEVVAFVNGWLLAFNLVPLPALKWLPLGKNDGARLLTVPFAPQRELDAMAVTTAVLEAEDLRGSGDLPGAWRVLEAALSRAPGSWVVRNSLAIVQLQRGELVAARELFLELFAEEPPAPELRWLIRSNLAWADFRIRSDELRGEADTHSAAAHARLPRTPSVLGTRGAVLVWLGRAAEAVPLLERAYAMNSDPLGRALNACCLVLAATSRGRLDAAQLWLARARENHLASELLPEAETAVEALARGAREERVLSTAG; from the coding sequence ATGGGCAGACTGATCTTCGGCTTGTTCGCGCCGCCACTTCTCCTCCTGGAAATCGCTGTGCTGCGCGGACACCCACTGACCGCATGGGTCCTGGTCAACACTGCGGTGTTCCCGTTGATCCTCGCGGTCAGCATCGCGCTGCATGAAGCGGGTCACGCGATCGCCGCCCGCCTTCTTGGCCTGGAGGTGCCACGCATCGAACTCGGTCAGGGGCGGCGCCTCCGCCAATGGCGCTGGGGCCGCACGACCCTTGCTCTGAACTCGCTCCCAAGCGCAGGGATCACCTACCTTGCCGGTACCGGTGTCCGTGGCGTGCGTGGCCGACTGTGGCTGACCATCGCAGCCGGGCCACTCATCACGGCCGCGCTCTGGGGGGCCGCACTGCATGGGAATCCGTCCCCTTCGGTAGGCGAAGGGCTCTTTCCGACGTGGGCGTTCACACGAGAGCTTGCCGTCTGGGAGGTGGTGGCCTTTGTCAACGGGTGGCTGTTGGCCTTCAACCTCGTCCCGCTCCCCGCGTTGAAGTGGCTCCCTTTGGGCAAGAACGACGGCGCGAGGCTGCTCACGGTGCCCTTCGCCCCTCAGCGAGAACTGGACGCCATGGCCGTCACCACCGCGGTGTTGGAAGCCGAGGACCTGCGGGGCTCCGGCGATCTCCCGGGCGCATGGCGCGTGCTGGAGGCTGCGCTTTCTCGAGCGCCCGGGTCGTGGGTGGTGCGCAACTCGCTGGCCATCGTGCAGTTGCAGCGAGGGGAGCTGGTTGCGGCACGCGAACTGTTCTTGGAGCTCTTCGCGGAGGAACCGCCAGCGCCGGAGCTGCGGTGGCTGATTCGCAGCAACCTCGCGTGGGCGGATTTCCGGATCCGCAGTGATGAGCTACGTGGCGAGGCGGACACCCATTCCGCCGCGGCACATGCACGGCTCCCGCGAACCCCTTCCGTGCTGGGCACGCGCGGCGCGGTGCTCGTATGGCTCGGACGCGCGGCCGAGGCGGTTCCGCTCCTCGAGCGGGCGTATGCGATGAATAGCGACCCGCTGGGCCGGGCGCTCAACGCATGCTGCCTGGTGCTCGCCGCTACTTCACGAGGCCGACTGGATGCCGCCCAGCTCTGGCTTGCGAGAGCGCGGGAGAACCATTTGGCGAGCGAGCTGTTACCGGAGGCCGAGACGGCTGTTGAGGCGCTCGCACGCGGTGCCCGAGAGGAACGCGTGCTCTCAACCGCGGGATGA
- the grpE gene encoding nucleotide exchange factor GrpE has product MGTLLDAVQKSSRAHARLTLQVEDLERKLEGGLSEMRGTLQSLKATGPGRPPASEPHWDVVLDALDLLDEAVRVASPELAPGLAGVAARLENFLVSSGLTRLVPAGHPADGRVFRVVGTEPHVGLPEGAVVRVVRAAVLRGDRLVREGEAITVRNPT; this is encoded by the coding sequence GTGGGCACATTGCTCGATGCCGTCCAGAAGTCCTCGCGCGCCCATGCCCGCCTGACCCTCCAGGTGGAGGACCTGGAGCGGAAGCTCGAAGGTGGACTCTCCGAGATGCGGGGCACGCTCCAGTCCCTCAAGGCCACTGGGCCCGGGAGGCCTCCGGCGAGCGAACCTCACTGGGATGTCGTGCTCGATGCGTTGGATCTGCTCGACGAGGCGGTCCGCGTGGCCTCTCCAGAGCTGGCGCCCGGCCTGGCCGGGGTCGCTGCCCGGCTCGAGAACTTTCTTGTCTCCTCGGGGCTGACGCGCTTGGTGCCGGCCGGTCATCCGGCTGACGGACGCGTGTTCCGCGTGGTTGGCACCGAGCCCCATGTCGGCCTTCCCGAGGGGGCCGTCGTTCGAGTTGTCCGCGCCGCCGTCCTGCGAGGCGATCGCCTCGTGCGTGAGGGCGAGGCCATCACCGTGAGGAACCCCACATGA
- a CDS encoding Hsp70 family protein has product MSAAFGIDLGTTNSVISHLVDGRPVALPIDGSPIVPSVALYTDEGTIVGRQARNLELQMPERCVHSVKRKMGTPYLYTLAGRELSPEQVSADILAALKQGAEEATGGPVRDVVITVPAYFDDAQRRATLDAGERAGLHVLRLLNEPTSASLVYDRLLPPEAESAAEPEILLIYDLGGGTFDVSVLEVFQGVREVRATTGNTHLGGDDFDEKLVQHFLDELARNQGVDPRQDARAMARLRRLAEETKIRLSSEVSVNVREEFLTQAQGKPIHLELEVRRRTFESLIEPLLESTMLLARQALQDARVEGQALSRVCLVGGSTRIPRVRQLLEKVFGVDIHEEVDPDLAVGLGAAIQAGLLTGEPVERILVDVTSHSLGMRVFGEADELRAEPDTFAPVIRRNTALPTVRVEEFYTMVPEQELMAVEVFQGEASRASENTRIGAFGFPLEPRPVNSPVRVEFSYDLNGVVKVSISQPGTANAKTVALAVADVGKATQAQAAQGAVIRKGRALLERLSPGPRAELERLLDAHSAAEGAGRDRAEDALLDFFLENEPQQPEP; this is encoded by the coding sequence ATGAGTGCTGCGTTCGGAATCGATCTCGGTACCACCAACTCGGTCATCTCCCACCTGGTCGATGGCCGTCCGGTGGCATTGCCCATCGATGGAAGTCCCATCGTTCCTTCCGTGGCGCTTTACACGGATGAGGGAACCATCGTGGGGCGGCAGGCGCGCAACCTGGAACTTCAGATGCCCGAGCGGTGCGTGCACTCCGTCAAGCGCAAGATGGGCACGCCGTACCTCTACACCCTCGCGGGCCGCGAACTCTCTCCGGAGCAGGTCTCCGCCGATATCCTGGCCGCGCTCAAGCAGGGCGCCGAGGAGGCTACTGGCGGTCCCGTGCGGGACGTGGTCATCACCGTGCCCGCCTACTTCGATGATGCTCAGCGCCGCGCCACCCTGGATGCTGGCGAGCGCGCAGGCCTTCACGTGCTGAGGCTGCTGAACGAGCCCACCAGCGCCTCCCTCGTGTATGACCGGCTGCTTCCGCCAGAAGCCGAGTCAGCGGCCGAGCCCGAGATTCTCCTCATCTATGATCTGGGGGGTGGCACGTTCGATGTGTCAGTGCTCGAGGTATTCCAGGGGGTGCGTGAGGTGCGCGCCACCACGGGCAACACCCATTTGGGCGGCGACGACTTCGACGAGAAGTTAGTGCAACACTTCCTGGATGAGCTCGCGCGGAACCAGGGCGTAGACCCTCGCCAGGACGCGCGAGCCATGGCACGCCTGCGTCGGCTGGCCGAGGAGACGAAGATCCGCCTGTCCTCGGAAGTTTCCGTGAACGTGCGCGAGGAGTTCCTCACCCAGGCGCAGGGCAAGCCCATTCACCTTGAGCTGGAAGTGCGGCGGCGCACCTTCGAATCGCTCATCGAACCGCTGCTTGAGTCCACGATGCTCCTCGCCCGGCAGGCGCTCCAGGACGCACGGGTTGAAGGACAGGCACTGTCGCGGGTGTGTCTGGTGGGAGGCTCGACCCGGATTCCCCGGGTGCGTCAGCTCCTTGAGAAGGTGTTCGGGGTGGACATCCATGAGGAGGTGGATCCCGATCTGGCGGTGGGGCTGGGTGCTGCCATCCAGGCCGGGCTGCTCACGGGCGAGCCGGTGGAGCGCATCCTCGTGGATGTGACGTCGCACAGCCTGGGCATGCGCGTCTTCGGCGAGGCAGATGAGCTGCGCGCCGAGCCGGATACCTTCGCGCCCGTCATCCGCCGCAACACGGCGCTGCCGACGGTGAGGGTCGAGGAGTTCTACACGATGGTGCCCGAGCAGGAGCTCATGGCCGTGGAGGTATTCCAGGGCGAGGCCTCTCGCGCATCCGAGAACACCCGGATAGGCGCTTTCGGCTTCCCCCTCGAACCACGGCCGGTGAATTCACCGGTGCGGGTGGAGTTCTCTTACGATCTCAACGGGGTAGTGAAGGTCTCCATCAGTCAGCCGGGCACGGCGAACGCCAAGACGGTGGCCCTCGCGGTGGCGGATGTGGGCAAGGCCACCCAGGCCCAGGCGGCGCAGGGCGCGGTGATCCGGAAGGGGCGGGCTTTGCTGGAACGCCTCTCTCCTGGGCCGCGCGCTGAGCTTGAGCGGCTGCTCGACGCCCACTCCGCGGCGGAGGGTGCCGGGCGAGATCGTGCCGAAGATGCGCTGCTGGACTTCTTTCTCGAGAACGAGCCGCAGCAGCCGGAGCCCTGA
- a CDS encoding DUF6109 family natural product biosynthesis protein, whose product MARPEHEERQQRRWLEDARKHLGRGDLEATLLPLLRLPPSLREDLLPRSAELFRRGVQEQHRRGGWGMLGTLAARADAEPRLVEEGVLPGDAQATFWVLMWAAGRAHEWARVRRLWQPLALEVEARAPPLAVALEAWMGTQGTPSSLSVAPALACLPPVDARLGIESARSRAVVPPPRSLDEVEARVLALCALEPFSVFVSRIEAWVKELPAEVARAVWQFVGALAARELWIRAAEDKTMGALSEPALLLGRAARAGNDVQALSVPVVQALRVLTARLPREGLSRAGEAEAWCSLAQAAAHSPEVLPWVVRAVSGVSFKEAALSAALRLHEGLLALAPDVALWAQAVLAWDEHNPEARSAPEWLQKSLRQLLETQAPALLTWLRAASPVERTELVECVAFTFALELVESWVEACWEGAGEEVRTVLSGAISILLDRTRDKKARSQMDALLRGVRSPEEAMQLLMGGKGALKKMEALMALTPEGLGIWRRLGSQVLPYRVEFLQEAVRQATSDAQAWEAAMRYLEAHERDPVYVETMQALAGGQWPELADRVVTQWLEKCADDVEALAEAAIACDRSGAPCQYIHPVLEAFLLTSAVRPPRVLTEAVKQARALARAHGLRLRKRRAPRKKKEASNQSPEQAPRRKRSARAKASFQAGAPDEEVVSVKDASADEKEQQ is encoded by the coding sequence ATGGCAAGGCCCGAACACGAGGAGCGCCAGCAGCGCCGGTGGTTGGAGGACGCTCGGAAGCACCTGGGCAGGGGAGATCTGGAGGCCACTCTGCTTCCCTTGCTTCGCTTACCTCCGTCCCTTCGGGAGGACCTGCTGCCTCGCAGCGCTGAGCTCTTCCGAAGGGGGGTTCAGGAGCAGCACCGTCGCGGTGGGTGGGGGATGCTTGGGACCCTGGCCGCGCGCGCGGACGCCGAGCCACGGTTGGTGGAAGAAGGAGTTCTCCCCGGGGACGCCCAGGCCACGTTCTGGGTGTTGATGTGGGCTGCGGGCCGCGCTCATGAGTGGGCCCGGGTCCGGCGGCTCTGGCAGCCTCTGGCGCTCGAGGTGGAAGCGCGTGCTCCACCGCTGGCTGTGGCGCTGGAGGCATGGATGGGTACTCAGGGAACTCCAAGCTCCCTGAGTGTTGCGCCCGCCCTTGCGTGCCTTCCCCCCGTGGATGCGCGCCTCGGCATCGAGTCAGCGCGTTCGCGCGCGGTGGTCCCACCGCCTCGGTCCTTGGATGAAGTGGAGGCAAGGGTCCTTGCCCTTTGCGCGCTTGAGCCCTTCTCCGTCTTCGTCAGCCGCATCGAGGCGTGGGTGAAAGAGCTGCCCGCGGAGGTGGCGCGGGCAGTGTGGCAGTTCGTGGGGGCGCTGGCGGCGCGGGAGCTTTGGATCCGGGCTGCGGAGGACAAGACGATGGGCGCTCTCTCAGAGCCTGCCTTGTTGCTGGGCCGGGCCGCGCGCGCGGGAAATGACGTTCAGGCGCTGTCGGTTCCGGTGGTGCAGGCGCTCCGGGTGTTGACCGCACGCCTTCCCCGTGAAGGTCTCTCGCGCGCCGGGGAGGCCGAAGCTTGGTGTTCGCTGGCCCAGGCCGCCGCGCATTCGCCGGAAGTCCTGCCCTGGGTGGTGCGGGCCGTCTCCGGGGTTTCATTCAAGGAGGCAGCGTTGTCGGCAGCGCTTCGGCTCCATGAGGGGTTGCTGGCGCTTGCTCCGGATGTAGCACTCTGGGCCCAGGCCGTCCTGGCCTGGGACGAGCACAACCCCGAGGCACGCAGCGCGCCCGAGTGGTTGCAGAAGAGCCTGCGCCAACTGCTCGAGACGCAGGCGCCCGCCCTGCTGACCTGGCTGAGGGCAGCAAGCCCTGTCGAGCGCACGGAGCTGGTCGAGTGCGTGGCCTTCACCTTCGCTTTGGAACTGGTGGAGTCCTGGGTCGAGGCTTGCTGGGAAGGGGCAGGCGAGGAGGTGCGGACCGTGCTGAGCGGCGCCATCTCCATCCTGCTGGACCGCACCCGGGATAAGAAGGCCCGATCTCAGATGGATGCGCTGCTGCGGGGAGTGAGGAGCCCGGAGGAAGCGATGCAACTGTTGATGGGGGGAAAGGGCGCCCTGAAGAAAATGGAGGCCCTGATGGCGCTCACGCCCGAGGGCCTGGGCATCTGGCGCCGCTTGGGTTCCCAGGTACTTCCCTACCGTGTGGAGTTCTTGCAGGAGGCGGTGCGCCAGGCCACCTCGGACGCCCAGGCATGGGAGGCCGCCATGCGGTATCTGGAGGCCCATGAGCGGGATCCTGTGTATGTCGAGACGATGCAGGCGCTGGCGGGAGGCCAATGGCCGGAGCTTGCCGACCGCGTTGTGACACAGTGGCTCGAGAAGTGCGCGGACGATGTAGAGGCACTCGCCGAGGCTGCGATAGCGTGTGATCGGTCAGGGGCTCCCTGCCAGTACATCCATCCGGTGCTCGAGGCATTTCTGCTGACGAGCGCAGTGCGCCCCCCACGCGTGCTTACCGAAGCGGTGAAGCAGGCGCGGGCTCTGGCGCGGGCGCACGGCCTCCGGCTGCGCAAGCGCAGGGCTCCGCGGAAGAAGAAGGAGGCCTCCAACCAGTCTCCAGAGCAGGCGCCGCGACGGAAGCGGAGCGCGCGAGCAAAGGCCTCATTTCAGGCGGGGGCTCCTGACGAGGAAGTGGTTTCGGTGAAGGACGCGTCGGCGGATGAGAAGGAGCAACAGTAG
- a CDS encoding J domain-containing protein — MTMSDDPFALLGLEPTLDPVAVKRAYFAALARYPPHEDPVGFQRLRRAYESLTRPGALEVAYLVSPVDVRKLADEARARFDAALEKARDSAQATRAREELAAQFQERCSRLRWEEVLYVFARPSSPERGLGPQSKG; from the coding sequence ATGACAATGTCCGACGATCCATTCGCCTTGCTGGGGCTGGAGCCCACATTGGACCCGGTTGCCGTGAAGCGCGCATACTTCGCCGCATTGGCCCGTTATCCCCCCCACGAGGATCCGGTAGGGTTCCAGCGGCTGCGCCGGGCTTACGAGTCACTCACCCGGCCAGGAGCGCTCGAGGTGGCCTATCTGGTCAGCCCGGTGGATGTCAGGAAGCTGGCGGATGAGGCACGCGCTCGCTTCGATGCGGCGCTCGAGAAGGCCCGGGACTCCGCGCAGGCCACGCGGGCGAGGGAGGAACTGGCGGCGCAGTTCCAGGAACGCTGCTCACGGCTGCGCTGGGAGGAGGTACTCTATGTCTTTGCCAGACCTTCAAGCCCGGAGAGGGGGCTTGGTCCGCAGTCTAAAGGATGA
- a CDS encoding pesticin C-terminus-like muramidase: MGIDSTRGSSSGSNSVSSRNTSQGLSANATTSVNKTTPDVAKSEAVTTASTVNFDQSRFDPAKNVSSMPNLLSSTPISNQKVEAAAFDPAKALEAAPELLEATPLSPTPQTFVSDFEVPEGQLTFDAEGLETKGPYFSREAHWPGGASGVTIGRGYDMKGRSEETIRSDLTAAGVPQADAELLAKGAGLTGKEASDFTKREDVAAIEITPAAQKELFSKVYDHYESEVKRISNKDDAVAKYGSVDFDNLDPAIKDVAVDLIYRGDYTSSTRKEIQSHIVNNDLQGLYDVLSDESKMTGDWGVPQDRFERRRDYLKAALDANAAAAAQE, from the coding sequence ATGGGCATCGATTCCACGCGCGGTTCGTCTTCTGGCTCCAACTCGGTCTCTTCCCGCAACACCTCGCAGGGGCTCTCTGCGAACGCCACCACCAGCGTCAACAAGACCACCCCGGACGTGGCCAAGAGCGAGGCCGTCACCACGGCCTCGACGGTGAACTTTGATCAGAGCAGGTTCGATCCGGCCAAGAACGTCTCGTCGATGCCGAACCTCCTCTCGTCCACCCCGATCAGCAACCAGAAGGTGGAAGCGGCGGCCTTTGATCCCGCCAAGGCCCTCGAGGCGGCGCCCGAACTCCTCGAGGCCACCCCCCTGAGCCCCACGCCGCAGACCTTTGTCAGCGACTTCGAAGTGCCAGAGGGTCAGCTGACGTTCGATGCCGAGGGGCTCGAGACGAAGGGGCCCTACTTCAGCCGCGAGGCCCACTGGCCCGGGGGCGCATCTGGGGTCACCATCGGCCGCGGCTACGACATGAAGGGACGATCGGAGGAGACCATCCGCTCGGATTTGACCGCCGCGGGCGTGCCCCAGGCCGACGCCGAGCTTCTGGCCAAGGGCGCGGGGCTGACGGGCAAGGAGGCCTCCGACTTCACCAAGCGGGAGGACGTTGCCGCCATTGAAATCACCCCTGCTGCCCAGAAGGAACTGTTCAGCAAGGTGTACGACCACTACGAGTCGGAGGTGAAGCGCATCTCCAACAAGGACGACGCGGTCGCCAAGTACGGCAGTGTCGACTTTGACAACCTGGACCCCGCGATCAAAGACGTCGCCGTGGATCTGATCTACCGGGGTGATTACACGAGCTCCACCCGGAAGGAGATTCAGTCGCACATCGTCAACAATGATCTCCAGGGGCTCTACGACGTGCTCTCGGATGAAAGCAAGATGACCGGCGACTGGGGAGTCCCGCAGGACCGCTTCGAGCGGCGCCGGGATTACCTGAAGGCGGCGCTGGACGCGAATGCTGCTGCTGCTGCTCAGGAGTGA
- a CDS encoding nuclear transport factor 2 family protein, translated as MREKNLEYTLDWISIQELVAEYGQAIDHGKDTGDWSRWERVFAPEVTSDYSRFMGVPPVTQPRAVLAKFGDQALTCFSRTQHATANTVRTEFASNTQATVHAYAEVSHFFQLNGVPQEWTLVGRYTHGVVKTPDEGWRIQKVTLDPMHHRGNLLGLEFVQGKRLGTP; from the coding sequence ATGAGAGAGAAGAATCTGGAATACACGCTGGATTGGATTTCCATCCAGGAACTGGTGGCCGAGTACGGGCAGGCCATCGACCACGGCAAGGACACGGGCGACTGGAGCCGCTGGGAGCGGGTCTTCGCGCCGGAGGTGACCTCGGACTACTCGCGCTTCATGGGTGTTCCGCCCGTCACACAGCCTCGCGCGGTGCTGGCGAAGTTCGGCGATCAAGCACTGACCTGCTTCTCGCGGACGCAGCACGCCACGGCCAACACGGTGCGCACGGAGTTCGCGAGCAACACGCAGGCGACAGTGCACGCCTACGCGGAGGTGTCCCACTTCTTCCAACTGAACGGCGTGCCGCAGGAGTGGACGCTGGTGGGACGCTACACGCACGGGGTGGTGAAGACCCCTGACGAGGGCTGGCGCATCCAGAAGGTCACGCTGGATCCCATGCACCACCGCGGGAACTTGCTGGGCCTGGAGTTCGTCCAGGGCAAGCGGCTTGGAACCCCGTAG